In Lolium rigidum isolate FL_2022 chromosome 7, APGP_CSIRO_Lrig_0.1, whole genome shotgun sequence, the DNA window ATGCCATAGTCTCTGCATCATCTTAAGAGTGTGGATTAAACTAGTGCACGGGTCACGAAGGATGGTCACCATTCATCCTTATCCCATGCCTATTTCTATCATAGTTTCTAACTGGTAGATTAGAGGTCCTTAACTTCTGAATATGCTCCCTGGATGCCTGATCCAAGACTTGCATGCATTCTTCAATTCTTGTCCATGCACGCAAGCCACAGAAGTCTCAAATACTGATCTTCAAGCACGTGCCAAAGTCTTCGGTCATCTGCTGGCTGCATTACATAAGAAAATAGTGCAGCTGTAAGGGCATGTAGGCTTGTACAGCCACTATACTAATATTGAGCAAAATGGCTTGCTTAGTGTTACTTATGTGCAACCTAAGCAACTGTACTATAAAGCAGGTTGTGAGTTCTAGTTCACCTCAAAAATCATCAAGGGTTGTGCAACCCCATCTTTGTAGCTAAGGGTTTACATTGGTCATGCACAACATGGCTTACAGACTCATCTTTGGATTTGTCATTCCTCTTGTCCTACAATCCTCGTTAGTGTTATGCAATCCACCAGAGTTGAAGGTTGGCTTTTACCAATACACATGCCCATATGCAGAGGTCATCATTCGTGATGAGATGACCAGGATCATCTCCCACGTCCCAAGCCTCGCCGGCCCTCTGCTTCGCATGCACTTCCACGACTGTTTCGTGAATGTGTGCACACATCTTAGTCTGTTCTGTTTCAGTTGAGTCCAGAGGAGATGTCCTGAACTGTTTGTGCTCTGCAGGGTTGCGATGCTTCTATTCTGCTTGATAGCCTACCAGGGTTACCATCTGAAAAGGAATCGATACCGAACCTTAGCCTACGAGGTTTCGGCACAATTGACCTTGTCAAGGCAAAGCTGGAGCAAGCCTGCCCTGGAGTGGTCTCCTGTGCTGATATCCTAGCTCTTGTGGCAAGGGATGTTGTAGTACTAGTAAGTAATAGCAGTTCTGTTCATTAATATCAGTTCATTCTTCAAGTAAGAGAAGCAGGCCAACAATGGTGGCAAAAACCACACAGTTTTGACTGCCTTCACTTAGTTTGATTGTCTTTTATGTATTTACTTTCATTTTCACTATGCAACAGACCCATGGGCCTTATTGGGATGTCCCAACTGGGCGGAGAGATGGGATGAGTTCAGTAAAGGATGACGCTTTGAACAACCTACCTCCACCCTTTTTCGACGCCACTCGTAACCTGTACCAGTTCTTCATCCCGAAGGGCCTTGATGCCAAGGATCAGGTGGTACTGCTAGGTATATTCTATTCTTCAGGAACTAAACTCGATGCATTATCTAGTAAACTACTGCATCCTGCCTAGTTTTTGTAGCCTATGCTCCTTTTTGCTGTAGTTTACTCAACTTTGCTGATCCCAACAAATCTCTAGTAGTATTCCCCGATAAAGGTGCTTGTAAGCAAGGTAAGGTATGCATGTACCAAGTCAACGGAGATGGGAAAAGCAAAACTATGTGGTTTTCACTTTTCAGCCCTAGTAATATTGCATGATACAAAACCAGGGTTCCCTTTGTTCTTGAAAAAATAAAGCACATCTTTTACTAAAATTAAACATTCTTTGCTGCTTCATCACAATATTCATTTTGCACATGTAGAAGAAAGGGAGAAGAAAACCTATGTGGCATACAACTGACTAGGAATGTCCTTGCAATTTCTAAAATTCTCACATCTACAAAAATATATACGACAAAATCCTCTGAATTTTCAGTTCTGCAATTCACACTCTATCTGTATGGAACCATGGAAACTCGTATATAATATCTCTTGTCCATGCATCAACAGGGGGCACACCCTCGGGACCTCCCACTGCTCATCCTTCTCGGACCGGCTGTACAACTTCAGCGGCACGCTCATGCCCGACCCGTCGCTGGACAGGCAGTACGTCCCACGCCTGAAGACCAAGTGTGTGCCCGGCGACACTAGGACGCTGGTGGAGATGGACCCGGGGAGCTTCAGGACGTTTGATGCGAGCTACTACCGGGTTGTCGCCAAGGGGAGGGCCCTCTTCACCTCTGACGAGACGCTCATGTTGGACCCCTTCGCCAGGGACTACGTCTTGCGCCAGGCGGCCGTGGCAGCAGAAGGGGCATACCCCGCGGAGTTCTTCGCGGACTTCGCGGCGTCCATGGTGAAGATGGGAAACATGCAGGTACTCACCGGCGAAcatgggcaggtcaggaggcgctgCGCCGCCGTGAACCTGATGTACATGTAGCTGGCTCCGTCTGTGTGATTGTCAACTCAGTATATTATCGAATGCCTATAGTGGTTAATTTCTGGGTGCGTAGGATTAGCACGGTGTCTTACGCGTGTACATTGTGTGTATTACTAGTAGTACTGTATTTGTTCATTTGTATGGCTGTTTTCTATCAAACATATGTATTGTTATTATGACTGATGTCTTCAAATAAAGTGTTTGCTTGGTTCTTTTCACAAAGAGATTTTTTTCTTTGAGAAAATACAACACAAAGAACTGGATTTGTTCATTTGTATGGCTGTTTTCTATCAAACATATGTATTGTTATTATGACTGATGTCTTCAAATAAAGTGTTTGCTTGGTTCGCCTCACAGAGAGAATTTCTTTTCTTTAAGAAAATACAACACAGGGAACTGGACTTGCTCTCTTCTTCTCCGTGGGCTGCACACACACAGTTCAGGAAACTTGAGGATGGGATGTACTAGCTGGCAATAACTTGTCTGGCAATTGGCAACCTTTACTTTGTGCATTGCATAGATCCTAGCTAAATGCTAATGGGTGAAGTATAACAACTCATTAAGCTAGCTCCACATGACCACACCATCCACTTGTCAACTTCTTGAAGAATGTCTCGCACTCCATTGTGCACCTCCTTTCCAGCTTTTTGGTCATATCCTGTAATTGTTACAGTTGTGGTGAAAAGCAGGCAGGGAATTTACAAAATAATTCAGGCAACTGAAAATTAGCAAATGCGTGATTTTGTATTCTTGTTAGCTCGAAACCTTATCCCTTTTCTTATGCACAACCTTTCTCTGCTCGCCCAATGATATCGTTCTAAGTTACCAGCCAAAAGAGAAGAATATGACCTACACCAAACCGCGAAGAAAACTTAGCTGGTTAGCATGGCATCTCGGTCGCTTTCTGTTCCTTCCCGACTCATCAACGAATCACCTCGTACGTACGCGCGCCAAGAAACGGTACTAAAACCTCTGCAACGTATAAGCGCAGACAGACGTACACCACCATGCATGCCATGCACACAGACGGTGATCAGTGATCACAAACCAATCAACCGAGCGTACacgcgcgccgccaccgccaccgccatgtcggTGCCACACCCtaccgccggcggcggccgctTCCTCCGCCCGCTGCCGGCAGAGCGGCCGCACCTGACGCGCTGCACGAAGCTCATCTGCTCCGCCTTCCTCACCGCACTCCTGCTCGCCGGCGTGATCCTCTTCGTCGCCTACCTCGCCGTGCGCCCGCACCGGCCGCGCTTCCACgtcgcctccctcgccgccgccggcctccagcAGCCCGGCGGCGCGGTGGTCCTCTCCGGGCAGCTATCCATCCGCAACCCGAACCAGGACGTGGCCTTCTTCTACGACCGTCTCTACATGTCCGTGCGCTACCGCGCGTACGGCGATGTCGTCAAGGACCACGACATGAACGGGGCGATGCCCATGTACCAGCCGCCCAAGACCACGTCGGACCTCGCCTTCGAGGGCGTGGCCGTGCCGGCAGGCTCCGCCACGgccgacatggcggcggcggcggcggcgaaggagggaggaggcgtggtggcgctGACGGTGAAGgtccggtccaggatccggtccAAGGTGGCGTTCTGGGGGTCCCACTGGCACCCCCTCCACGTGGCCTGCGACGTGGCTCTGGGGCCTGACGGGCAGCTGCTGCCCGAGGGCCAGCAGAAGCGCTGCAGCATAGACTTTgtctccccactcgttggcgctccccacgcccaaatccggcgaaattttcgtccggattggatgaagatttggcgtggggagcgccgaagttccagccgtccccccggcaggaaacccccaacctcgaccatttggcatatttcaaacaaattcaacataaaatttaacaagttcggcaaacaagagtacggaaattgctgaaacaaaatctcaccgtgcaatggattgtcggcgaagtagtcggcgtacaacatgcagtagccctccattcgctgtctcggcttgcacttccggcgacctcgtgccgacccaccacgtcgacgagttgccagtccggcgtacatgcttgccaagcaaccaaggatcatcatgtgctcgtcgtcttgggcggctgccgccatctcttcttgcataagctcgacgaacatctcgctcctcctcttcgtccgagtccatggccggcgaggcaaatggacgaacacctgacgggcgtggtcgaggcaacccgagccgcgagcgacgacgagcaagcaggccggaaaacaggccggcggaagagcagccagataggccgtcgtcgaaagacggcggaatataggcaggtggggaaggagggcggCGGATctcgggcaacaagccggcggggtggtgccggcggcgagagagatacgaggggtgggggagattttgagcgacgtggcggtggggttcgtgcgtcgagtcaccgacagatcgggcccttccccgcttttcactcgtccggagtccccgagcgctccccggggggccgggggtggcgtgggctcgccggatggatgaagggccaaatccgggcgaaaacgaggaacc includes these proteins:
- the LOC124675650 gene encoding peroxidase 1-like; the encoded protein is MHNMAYRLIFGFVIPLVLQSSLVLCNPPELKVGFYQYTCPYAEVIIRDEMTRIISHVPSLAGPLLRMHFHDCFVNGCDASILLDSLPGLPSEKESIPNLSLRGFGTIDLVKAKLEQACPGVVSCADILALVARDVVVLTHGPYWDVPTGRRDGMSSVKDDALNNLPPPFFDATRNLYQFFIPKGLDAKDQVVLLGGHTLGTSHCSSFSDRLYNFSGTLMPDPSLDRQYVPRLKTKCVPGDTRTLVEMDPGSFRTFDASYYRVVAKGRALFTSDETLMLDPFARDYVLRQAAVAAEGAYPAEFFADFAASMVKMGNMQVLTGEHGQVRRRCAAVNLMYM